Proteins from a single region of Pseudomonas sp. 10S4:
- the hisC gene encoding histidinol-phosphate transaminase: MSKFWSPFVKSLVPYVPGEQPKLAKLVKLNTNENPYGPSPKALAAMQTELNDNLRLYPDPNSDLLKNAVATYYGVQANQVFLGNGSDEVLAHIFHGLLQHDNPVLFPDISYSFYPVYCGLYGIAFDAVPLDAQFQINPADYAKPNGGIIFPNPNAPTGCLLALDAVEQILKASPDSVVVVDEAYIDFGGETAISLVDRYPNLLVTQTLSKSRSLAGLRVGLAVGHPDLIEALERIKNSFNSYPLDRLANVGAAAAFEDREYFDKTCRLVIDNREKVVAQLEAKGFEVLPSAANFIFARHPQHDAAALAAKLREQGVIVRHFKQERIAQFLRISIGTPEQNQALIDGLGDL, encoded by the coding sequence GTACGGCCCATCGCCTAAAGCCTTGGCCGCGATGCAGACCGAACTGAACGACAACCTGCGCCTGTACCCGGACCCGAACAGCGATCTGCTGAAGAATGCGGTCGCCACTTATTACGGCGTGCAGGCGAACCAAGTGTTCCTCGGCAATGGCTCCGATGAAGTCCTGGCGCACATCTTCCACGGCTTGTTGCAACACGACAATCCGGTGCTGTTCCCGGACATCAGCTACAGCTTCTATCCGGTCTACTGCGGGTTGTACGGCATTGCCTTCGATGCGGTGCCGCTGGACGCGCAATTCCAGATCAACCCGGCAGACTACGCCAAGCCGAACGGCGGGATCATTTTTCCGAACCCGAACGCACCGACCGGTTGTCTGTTGGCGCTGGATGCCGTGGAGCAAATCCTCAAGGCCAGCCCGGATTCCGTGGTGGTGGTCGATGAAGCCTATATCGACTTCGGCGGCGAAACCGCGATCAGCCTGGTGGACCGTTACCCGAACCTGCTCGTGACCCAGACCCTGTCCAAGTCCCGTTCTTTGGCGGGCCTGCGGGTCGGTCTGGCGGTTGGGCATCCAGACCTGATCGAGGCGCTGGAGCGGATCAAGAACAGCTTCAACTCTTATCCGCTGGATCGCCTGGCGAATGTCGGGGCAGCGGCGGCGTTCGAGGATCGCGAGTACTTCGACAAGACTTGCCGGTTGGTCATCGACAATCGCGAGAAGGTTGTCGCGCAGTTGGAGGCCAAGGGCTTTGAAGTACTGCCGTCGGCGGCCAACTTCATCTTCGCCCGGCACCCGCAGCACGATGCGGCGGCTCTGGCAGCGAAGTTGCGTGAGCAGGGCGTGATCGTTCGGCACTTCAAGCAGGAACGGATTGCCCAGTTCCTGCGGATCTCCATCGGCACGCCGGAGCAGAATCAGGCGTTGATCGACGGCCTCGGCGATCTGTAA
- the algW gene encoding Do family serine endopeptidase AlgW: MLKALRFSGWPLLAGVLIALLIIQRYPQWVGLPSLDVNLQQAPQTTSVQQGPVSYADAVVIAAPAVVNLYTTKVINKPNHPLFEDPQFRRFFGDNSPKQKRMESSLGSGVIMSPEGYILTNNHVTTGADQIVVALKDGRETLARVIGSDPETDLAVLKIDLKTLPSITIGRSDNIRIGDVALAIGNPFGVGQTVTMGIISATGRNQLGLNNYEDFIQTDAAINPGNSGGALVDANGNLTGINTAIFSKSGGSQGIGFAIPVKLAMEVMKSIIEHGQVIRGWLGIEVQPLTQELAESFGLSGRPGIVVAGIFRDGPAQKAGLQLGDVILSIDGEPAGDGRRSMNQVARIKPTDKVSIQVMRNGKELKLSAEIGLRPPPAPVKEEE, from the coding sequence ATGCTTAAGGCGCTGCGTTTTTCCGGCTGGCCGTTGTTGGCCGGCGTGCTTATCGCTCTGTTGATCATTCAGCGTTACCCGCAATGGGTCGGGCTTCCGAGCCTCGACGTCAACCTGCAGCAAGCTCCGCAAACCACCAGCGTGCAACAGGGGCCCGTGTCCTATGCCGATGCCGTGGTCATTGCCGCGCCGGCGGTGGTCAACCTGTACACCACCAAAGTCATCAACAAACCCAATCACCCGCTGTTCGAAGATCCGCAGTTCCGCCGCTTCTTCGGCGACAACTCGCCCAAGCAGAAGCGCATGGAGTCAAGCCTGGGTTCCGGCGTGATCATGAGCCCGGAAGGCTACATCCTGACCAATAACCACGTGACCACCGGCGCCGACCAGATTGTCGTGGCGCTCAAGGATGGCCGTGAGACCCTGGCCCGGGTCATCGGCAGCGACCCGGAAACCGATCTCGCGGTATTGAAGATCGACCTGAAAACCCTGCCGTCGATCACGATCGGGCGTTCCGACAACATCCGCATCGGTGACGTCGCGCTGGCCATCGGCAACCCGTTCGGTGTCGGCCAGACCGTGACCATGGGCATCATCAGCGCCACTGGCCGCAATCAACTGGGCCTGAACAACTACGAAGACTTCATCCAGACGGATGCCGCGATCAACCCCGGCAACTCTGGAGGTGCGCTGGTGGATGCCAACGGCAACCTGACCGGCATCAACACGGCTATTTTCTCCAAGTCCGGCGGCTCGCAAGGCATCGGTTTTGCGATTCCGGTGAAACTGGCGATGGAAGTGATGAAGTCGATCATCGAACACGGCCAGGTAATTCGTGGCTGGCTGGGGATTGAAGTGCAGCCGTTGACTCAGGAACTGGCGGAGTCGTTCGGCCTGTCCGGGCGTCCGGGGATTGTGGTGGCGGGGATTTTCCGTGACGGCCCGGCGCAGAAGGCCGGCCTGCAACTGGGTGACGTGATCCTCAGCATCGACGGCGAACCGGCCGGCGATGGTCGCCGCTCGATGAACCAGGTGGCGCGGATCAAACCGACCGACAAGGTCTCGATTCAGGTGATGCGTAACGGCAAGGAATTGAAGCTGAGCGCGGAGATTGGTTTGCGTCCGCCGCCGGCACCGGTCAAAGAAGAAGAGTAA
- a CDS encoding Nif3-like dinuclear metal center hexameric protein, with translation MAVALSTLVEEADRYLNSSKIADYCPNGLQVEGRPQVMRIVSGVTASQALLDAAVEAKADLVLVHHGYFWKGENPCITGMKQRRLKTLLKHDISLLSYHLPLDLHPDVGNNVQLARQLDITVEGPLDPDNLKVVGLVGSLSEPMSPRDFARRVQEVMGREPLLIEGSEMIRRVGWCTGGGQGYIDQAVLAGVDLYLSGEASEQTFHSARENDISFIAAGHHATERYGVQALGDYLARRFALEHIFIDCPNPI, from the coding sequence ATGGCCGTCGCCCTGAGCACCCTGGTCGAAGAAGCCGACCGTTACCTGAACAGTTCAAAGATTGCCGACTACTGCCCCAACGGGTTGCAGGTCGAAGGCCGCCCGCAAGTGATGCGCATCGTCAGCGGCGTCACCGCCAGCCAGGCGCTGCTGGACGCTGCGGTGGAAGCCAAGGCCGATCTGGTGTTGGTGCATCACGGCTATTTCTGGAAGGGCGAGAACCCGTGCATCACCGGCATGAAGCAACGCCGGTTGAAAACCCTGCTCAAGCACGACATCAGTTTGCTGTCGTATCACTTGCCTCTGGACCTGCACCCGGACGTCGGCAACAACGTGCAGCTTGCGCGTCAGTTGGACATCACCGTCGAGGGCCCGCTGGACCCCGATAACCTGAAAGTCGTCGGTCTGGTCGGCTCGCTGAGCGAACCGATGAGCCCGCGTGACTTCGCCCGTCGTGTGCAGGAAGTCATGGGTCGTGAGCCGTTGCTGATTGAAGGCAGCGAGATGATCCGTCGGGTCGGCTGGTGCACCGGTGGCGGTCAGGGTTACATTGATCAGGCGGTTCTGGCGGGTGTCGATCTGTACCTCAGCGGCGAAGCGTCCGAACAGACCTTCCACAGTGCCCGGGAAAACGACATCAGTTTCATCGCCGCGGGCCACCACGCCACTGAGCGCTATGGCGTTCAGGCGCTGGGGGATTACCTGGCACGCCGGTTTGCCCTGGAACACATCTTCATCGATTGCCCGAACCCGATCTGA
- the cysD gene encoding sulfate adenylyltransferase subunit CysD encodes MVDKLTHLKQLEAESIHIIREVAAEFDNPVMLYSVGKDSAVMLHLARKAFFPGKLPFPVMHVDTQWKFKEMYTFRDRMVEELGLDLLVHVNPDGVAQGINPLTHGSAKHTDIMKTEGLKQALDKYGFDAAFGGARRDEEKSRAKERVYSFRDTKHRWDPKNQRPELWNVYNGNVNKGESIRVFPLSNWTELDIWQYIYLEGIPIVPLYFAAERDVIEMNGTWIMIDDERLLNHLSDEDKARIVKKKVRFRTLGDYPLTGAVESEATSLTDIIQEMLLTRTSERQGRVIDHDGAGSMEEKKRQGYF; translated from the coding sequence ATGGTCGACAAACTGACGCATCTGAAACAGCTGGAGGCCGAAAGCATCCACATCATCCGCGAGGTCGCCGCCGAGTTCGATAACCCGGTGATGCTGTACTCCGTCGGTAAAGACTCCGCCGTGATGCTGCACCTTGCGCGCAAGGCATTCTTCCCGGGCAAGCTGCCGTTCCCGGTAATGCACGTCGACACCCAGTGGAAGTTCAAGGAGATGTACACGTTCCGCGACCGCATGGTCGAAGAACTGGGCCTGGACCTGCTGGTGCACGTCAACCCCGATGGCGTTGCGCAGGGTATCAACCCGCTGACCCACGGCAGTGCCAAACACACTGACATCATGAAAACCGAAGGCCTCAAGCAGGCCCTCGACAAGTACGGCTTCGACGCCGCATTTGGTGGTGCCCGCCGTGACGAAGAGAAATCCCGTGCCAAAGAGCGCGTGTATTCCTTCCGCGATACCAAGCACCGCTGGGACCCGAAGAACCAGCGCCCGGAGCTGTGGAACGTCTACAACGGTAACGTCAACAAGGGCGAATCCATTCGTGTGTTCCCATTGTCGAACTGGACCGAACTGGACATCTGGCAGTACATCTACCTCGAAGGCATCCCGATTGTGCCGCTGTATTTCGCCGCCGAGCGCGACGTTATCGAGATGAACGGCACCTGGATCATGATCGACGACGAACGCCTGCTCAATCACCTGAGCGACGAAGACAAGGCGCGCATCGTCAAGAAAAAGGTCCGTTTCCGTACGCTGGGCGACTACCCGTTGACCGGTGCGGTCGAGTCCGAGGCCACCAGCCTGACCGACATCATTCAGGAAATGCTCCTGACGCGAACTTCCGAACGCCAGGGCCGGGTCATCGATCACGATGGCGCAGGCTCGATGGAAGAAAAGAAACGTCAGGGTTATTTCTAA
- a CDS encoding GTP-binding protein: MSHVSDLISEDILAYLGQHERKEMLRFLTCGNVDDGKSTLIGRLLHDSKMIYEDHLEAITRDSKKSAPPAKTSTWHCWSTACRLSVSRESPSMSRTATSRQRAKRNFILADYPGPRAVHPQHGHRCVHL; encoded by the coding sequence ATGTCGCACGTATCTGATTTGATCAGCGAGGACATCCTCGCCTACCTGGGCCAGCACGAACGCAAGGAAATGCTGCGCTTTCTGACCTGTGGCAACGTCGACGACGGCAAGAGCACCCTGATCGGGCGCCTGCTGCACGACTCCAAAATGATCTACGAAGATCACCTGGAAGCCATCACCCGCGACTCGAAAAAGTCGGCACCACCGGCGAAGACATCGACCTGGCATTGCTGGTCGACGGCTTGCAGGCTGAGCGTGAGCAGGGAATCACCATCGATGTCGCGTACCGCTACTTCGCGACAGCGCGCCAAGCGCAACTTCATCCTCGCCGACTACCCCGGGCCACGTGCAGTACACCCGCAACATGGTCACCGGTGCGTCCACCTGTGA
- the cysC gene encoding adenylyl-sulfate kinase, protein MQYTRNMVTGASTCDLAIILVDARYGVQTQTRRHSFIASLLGIKHIVVAINKMDLNGFDESVFESIKADYLKFAEGIAFKPTTMAFVPMSALKGDNVVNKSERSPWYTGQSLMEILETVEIANDRNYTDLRFPVQYVNRPNLNFRGFAGTLASGIVHKGDEVVVLPSGKSSRVKSIVTFEGELEHAGPGQAVTLTMEDEIDISRGDLLVHADNQPQVTDAFDAMLVWMAEEPMLPGKKYDIKRATSYVPGSITSIVNRVDVNTLEEGPASSLNLNEIGRVKVSLDAAIALDGYSSNRTTGSFIVIDRLTNGTVAAGMIIAQPLSHESGTHHGKSAHVATEERAQRFGQQPTTVLFSGLSGAGKSTLAYAVERKLFDLGRAVFVLDGQNLRHDLNKGLPLDRAGRTENWRRAAHVARQFNEAGLLTLAAFVAPSAEGREQAKDLIGKERLLTVYVQASPTVCAERDPQGLYTAAGDNIPGDSFPYDVPLDADLVVDTQSLSLEESVKQVLDLLRSRGAI, encoded by the coding sequence GTGCAGTACACCCGCAACATGGTCACCGGTGCGTCCACCTGTGACCTGGCGATCATCCTGGTCGATGCCCGTTACGGCGTGCAGACCCAGACCCGTCGCCACAGCTTCATTGCCTCGTTGCTCGGCATCAAGCACATCGTGGTCGCCATCAACAAGATGGACCTCAATGGCTTCGACGAAAGCGTGTTCGAGTCGATCAAGGCCGATTACCTGAAGTTCGCCGAAGGCATCGCGTTCAAGCCGACCACCATGGCCTTCGTGCCGATGTCCGCTCTGAAGGGCGACAACGTGGTGAACAAGTCCGAGCGCTCGCCGTGGTACACCGGCCAGTCGCTGATGGAAATCCTTGAAACCGTCGAAATCGCCAACGACCGCAACTACACCGACCTGCGTTTCCCGGTGCAGTACGTCAACCGTCCGAACCTGAACTTCCGTGGTTTCGCCGGCACCCTGGCCAGCGGCATCGTGCACAAGGGCGACGAAGTCGTGGTGCTGCCGTCGGGCAAGAGTAGCCGCGTGAAATCCATCGTCACCTTCGAAGGTGAACTGGAGCACGCAGGTCCAGGTCAAGCGGTCACGCTGACCATGGAAGACGAGATCGACATCTCTCGCGGTGACTTGCTGGTGCACGCCGACAACCAGCCGCAAGTGACTGACGCCTTCGACGCCATGCTGGTGTGGATGGCTGAAGAACCGATGCTGCCGGGCAAGAAATACGACATCAAACGCGCCACGTCCTACGTGCCGGGTTCGATCACCAGCATCGTCAACCGCGTTGACGTGAACACCCTGGAAGAAGGTCCGGCCAGTTCGTTGAACCTGAACGAGATCGGTCGGGTCAAGGTCAGCCTCGACGCCGCCATCGCGCTGGACGGTTACTCGAGCAACCGCACCACCGGTTCGTTCATCGTCATCGATCGCTTGACCAACGGCACCGTCGCCGCTGGCATGATCATCGCCCAGCCGTTGAGCCATGAAAGCGGCACTCATCATGGCAAATCGGCCCATGTAGCCACCGAGGAGCGTGCCCAACGCTTCGGCCAGCAACCGACCACCGTGTTGTTCAGCGGCTTGTCGGGCGCAGGCAAAAGCACGCTGGCCTATGCGGTTGAACGCAAGTTGTTCGACTTGGGCCGTGCGGTGTTCGTGCTCGACGGTCAGAACCTGCGTCATGACCTGAACAAAGGTCTGCCACTGGATCGCGCCGGCCGTACCGAGAACTGGCGTCGTGCGGCGCACGTAGCGCGTCAGTTCAACGAAGCCGGTTTGCTGACCCTGGCGGCATTTGTTGCTCCAAGCGCCGAAGGTCGTGAGCAGGCCAAGGACCTGATCGGTAAGGAGCGTTTGCTGACGGTTTACGTCCAGGCCTCGCCGACAGTTTGCGCCGAGCGTGATCCGCAAGGGCTGTATACCGCCGCTGGCGATAACATCCCGGGCGACTCCTTCCCGTACGACGTGCCACTGGACGCTGACCTTGTAGTCGACACCCAGTCGCTGTCGCTGGAAGAAAGCGTCAAGCAAGTGCTGGATCTGCTGCGTAGCCGCGGCGCGATCTAA
- a CDS encoding IS110 family transposase → MNKVAIVAIDLGKHSFHLHAQDDRGHELYRKKFNRAALIQHLANLEPCTVAMEACGGAHFMAQEVSRLGHIPKLIAPHLVRPYVKSNKNDFADAEAICEAATRPTMRFVPPKNQAQQALAMLNSTRDSFIKERTATVNRIHAALLEVGISLAPGFKSIKDLPALLEAHPLPDSIKKLLTRLREHFNYLHEQVKALDKEVECQAAEDDLAVRLMTMPCVGPITSSVLAAELGDGKQFKCGRGYSASIGLVPKQHSTGGKTVLLGISKRGDRNQRRLLIQCARVYLMQLDRQKGALADWVRRLWDNHHSNHVVCALANKLARIAWAIAAHHTEFDAGPGAMNA, encoded by the coding sequence ATGAACAAAGTAGCTATTGTCGCCATCGATCTGGGAAAACACAGCTTTCATCTGCATGCACAAGATGATCGTGGTCATGAGCTTTACCGCAAAAAGTTTAATCGGGCGGCGCTCATCCAGCATCTGGCCAATCTCGAACCCTGCACCGTTGCGATGGAAGCTTGCGGCGGAGCCCACTTCATGGCGCAGGAAGTCTCAAGACTGGGGCATATACCCAAACTCATTGCTCCGCATCTCGTGCGTCCGTATGTGAAAAGCAACAAGAACGACTTCGCTGATGCCGAAGCGATCTGCGAGGCTGCAACTCGTCCAACAATGCGCTTTGTGCCGCCCAAGAATCAGGCTCAGCAGGCGCTGGCCATGCTCAACTCGACACGTGATTCGTTCATCAAAGAACGTACTGCTACCGTCAATCGGATTCACGCAGCCCTCCTGGAAGTCGGAATCAGCTTGGCCCCAGGCTTCAAGTCCATCAAAGATCTTCCAGCGCTGCTTGAAGCGCATCCACTTCCCGATTCCATCAAAAAACTACTGACCAGGCTGCGTGAGCACTTCAATTACTTGCACGAGCAGGTCAAGGCTTTGGATAAGGAAGTGGAGTGCCAAGCCGCTGAAGATGATCTGGCTGTTCGCTTGATGACGATGCCGTGTGTCGGCCCGATCACCTCCAGCGTCCTGGCTGCCGAGTTGGGCGATGGCAAACAGTTCAAGTGCGGCCGAGGCTATTCGGCCTCGATCGGGCTAGTGCCCAAACAACACTCCACGGGCGGAAAAACCGTACTTTTAGGCATCAGCAAGCGGGGTGACCGAAACCAGAGACGTCTGCTGATCCAGTGTGCCCGCGTCTATCTGATGCAGTTGGATCGACAGAAAGGAGCGCTGGCGGACTGGGTCCGACGGCTATGGGACAACCATCACTCCAATCATGTGGTCTGCGCACTGGCCAACAAACTGGCGAGAATCGCCTGGGCGATTGCAGCACACCACACCGAATTCGATGCGGGGCCAGGCGCGATGAACGCCTGA
- a CDS encoding acyltransferase: MLQFLPAPVRGVIASLLLALNTILLCSFLFCVAIFKVLPFALTQRFTRWLMGHTHEAWISNNKAWMNLVCRTRWHLTGLEGLDYEHSYLITSNHQSWVDIMVLQYVLNRRIQPLKFFLKQELIWVPVIGLAWWTLGFPFMKRYSKAYLEKHPEKKGKDLETTRKTCDKFRNSPVGIFNFVEGTRFTEDKHAQQKSPFRYLLKPKAGGIAFVLDAMGEQLESIVNVTIHYPGGRPGYWDLLCGNVKDVVVNFEELKIPPQFIGKNYDQDGEYRLEFQGWINKLWEDKDAKLAQMHREYPTKH; this comes from the coding sequence ATGCTGCAATTCCTACCTGCACCCGTGCGCGGCGTGATCGCCTCGCTGCTGTTGGCACTGAATACCATTTTGCTGTGCTCGTTTCTGTTCTGCGTAGCGATTTTCAAGGTGTTGCCGTTCGCCCTCACCCAGCGCTTCACGCGTTGGTTGATGGGCCACACCCATGAAGCCTGGATCAGCAACAACAAGGCCTGGATGAACCTGGTCTGCCGTACCCGCTGGCACCTCACGGGCCTTGAAGGGCTGGACTACGAACACTCGTACCTGATCACCAGTAACCACCAGAGCTGGGTCGACATCATGGTGCTGCAATACGTACTCAACCGCCGTATCCAGCCGCTGAAGTTCTTTCTCAAACAAGAACTGATCTGGGTGCCAGTGATTGGTCTGGCCTGGTGGACCCTGGGCTTTCCGTTCATGAAGCGCTACTCCAAGGCCTACCTGGAAAAACACCCGGAGAAGAAAGGCAAAGACCTGGAAACCACCCGCAAGACCTGCGACAAGTTCCGCAATAGCCCGGTGGGGATTTTCAATTTCGTCGAAGGCACACGCTTCACCGAGGACAAGCATGCCCAGCAAAAATCACCGTTTCGCTATCTGCTGAAACCCAAGGCTGGCGGCATTGCGTTTGTGCTGGATGCGATGGGTGAGCAGCTGGAATCCATCGTCAATGTGACCATTCACTATCCGGGCGGGCGTCCGGGTTATTGGGATTTGCTCTGCGGGAACGTGAAAGATGTAGTGGTGAATTTTGAAGAGTTGAAGATTCCGCCGCAGTTCATTGGCAAGAATTACGACCAGGATGGGGAATACCGACTGGAGTTTCAGGGTTGGATCAATAAGTTGTGGGAAGACAAGGATGCGAAGCTGGCGCAGATGCATCGCGAGTATCCAACCAAACACTGA
- the pta gene encoding phosphate acetyltransferase: MGVHHCHAPPGNPHANFFIAPTDFGVGLTSISLGLVRTLERAGLKVGFFKPIAQPHPGDTGPERSTELVARTHGLKPPQPLGLAHVERMLGDGQLDELLEEIITLYQQAAIGKDVLIVEGMVPTRSASYAARVNLHLAKSLDAEVILVSAPENEVLTELSGRVELQAQLFGGPKDPKVLGVILNKVKTDESMEAFASRLKEHSPLLRSGDFRLLGCIPFQPELNAPRTRDVADLMGAQILNAGDYETRRMTKIIICARTMRNTVELLKPGVLVVTPGDRDDIILAVSLAAMNGVPLAGLLLTSDTLPDPRIMDLCRGALQAGLPVLSVSTGSYETANLLNGLNKEIPIDDRERAEIITDFVASHLDAKWLHQRCGTPREMRLSPAVFRYQLIQRAQAANKRIVLPEGSEPLTVQAAAICQARGIARCVLLAKPADVEAVARAQGIELPPGLEILDPDLIRGNYIEPMVALRKTKSLNAPMAEQQLEDTVVIGTMMLALDEVDGLVSGVIHSTANTIRPALQLIKTAPGCTLVSSVFFMLFPEEVLVYGDCVMNPHPSASELAEIALQSADSAAAFGITPRVAMISYSSGESASGEEVEKVREATLLAHEQQNSLLIDGPLQYDAAANETVARQLAPNSQVAGRATVFVFPDLNTGNTTHKAVQRSADCVSLGPMLQGLRKPVNDLPRGAQVDDIVYTIALTAIQAANRPLDL, translated from the coding sequence ATAGGCGTTCACCATTGCCATGCACCTCCAGGGAATCCGCATGCAAACTTTTTTATCGCGCCCACCGATTTTGGTGTGGGTCTGACCTCCATCAGCCTCGGGCTGGTGCGTACCCTTGAGCGAGCCGGGCTGAAAGTCGGCTTTTTCAAACCGATTGCCCAGCCGCATCCGGGTGACACCGGCCCTGAGCGCTCCACTGAACTGGTGGCGCGCACCCACGGCCTCAAGCCGCCGCAACCACTGGGCCTGGCCCATGTCGAGCGCATGCTCGGCGACGGTCAGCTGGACGAACTGCTCGAAGAAATCATCACCCTGTATCAGCAGGCGGCCATCGGCAAAGACGTGCTGATCGTCGAAGGCATGGTTCCGACCCGCAGCGCCAGCTACGCCGCACGGGTCAATCTGCACTTGGCCAAGAGCCTCGATGCCGAAGTGATTCTGGTCTCGGCACCGGAAAACGAAGTGCTGACCGAACTCTCCGGCCGGGTGGAATTGCAGGCGCAGTTGTTCGGCGGCCCGAAAGACCCGAAGGTCCTCGGCGTGATCCTGAACAAGGTAAAGACCGACGAAAGCATGGAGGCCTTCGCCTCGCGCCTGAAAGAGCACTCGCCTTTGCTGCGCAGCGGCGACTTCCGGCTGCTCGGCTGCATTCCGTTCCAGCCGGAACTGAACGCCCCGCGCACCCGTGACGTCGCCGACCTGATGGGCGCGCAAATTCTCAATGCCGGTGACTACGAAACCCGGCGCATGACCAAAATCATCATCTGCGCCCGCACCATGCGCAATACCGTGGAGCTACTCAAGCCCGGCGTGCTGGTGGTGACCCCCGGCGATCGTGACGACATCATTCTCGCCGTCAGCCTCGCCGCCATGAACGGCGTGCCGCTGGCCGGCCTGTTGCTGACCAGCGACACCCTGCCCGACCCGCGAATCATGGACCTGTGCCGTGGTGCCTTGCAGGCTGGCCTGCCGGTGTTGTCGGTGAGCACCGGGTCCTACGAAACCGCCAACCTGTTAAACGGCCTGAACAAGGAAATCCCGATCGACGACCGCGAGCGCGCGGAGATCATCACCGATTTCGTCGCCAGCCACCTCGACGCCAAATGGCTGCACCAGCGTTGCGGTACGCCACGGGAAATGCGCTTGTCGCCCGCAGTGTTCCGCTATCAACTGATCCAGCGTGCCCAGGCTGCCAACAAGCGCATTGTGTTGCCTGAAGGCAGCGAGCCGCTGACCGTGCAAGCCGCCGCGATCTGCCAGGCGCGCGGGATCGCCCGTTGCGTGTTGCTGGCCAAACCGGCGGACGTCGAAGCCGTGGCCCGCGCCCAAGGTATCGAGTTGCCGCCCGGCCTGGAGATTCTTGATCCGGACCTGATTCGCGGTAACTACATCGAACCGATGGTTGCCCTGCGCAAGACCAAAAGCCTCAACGCACCGATGGCCGAGCAGCAACTGGAAGACACCGTGGTGATCGGCACCATGATGCTCGCGCTGGATGAAGTCGACGGCCTCGTCTCCGGGGTCATCCACTCCACCGCCAACACCATCCGCCCGGCCCTGCAACTGATCAAGACCGCGCCGGGCTGCACGCTGGTGTCATCGGTGTTCTTTATGCTGTTTCCCGAGGAAGTGCTGGTTTACGGTGACTGCGTGATGAACCCACACCCGAGCGCCAGCGAATTGGCCGAGATCGCGTTGCAAAGCGCCGACTCGGCCGCCGCGTTTGGCATCACCCCACGGGTGGCGATGATCAGCTATTCCAGCGGTGAGTCAGCCAGCGGTGAAGAAGTCGAGAAGGTCCGCGAAGCAACGTTGCTCGCCCACGAACAACAAAACTCGTTGCTGATCGACGGCCCGTTGCAGTACGACGCCGCCGCCAACGAAACCGTGGCCCGGCAACTGGCGCCGAACAGTCAGGTGGCCGGTCGCGCCACGGTCTTCGTGTTCCCCGACCTGAACACCGGCAACACCACCCACAAAGCCGTGCAACGCAGCGCCGACTGCGTCAGCCTCGGGCCGATGCTGCAAGGCCTGCGCAAACCGGTGAACGACCTGCCGCGCGGCGCGCAAGTCGACGACATCGTCTACACCATCGCGTTGACCGCGATTCAAGCTGCCAACCGACCTTTGGATCTTTAA
- a CDS encoding DUF3565 domain-containing protein, giving the protein METALLAAISMGRDLLQKNIERPSLAKQSPESEHNPDRRIAAQFSTVTGFHQDEDGHWVAELSCGHTQHLRHQPPWQSRAWVLDPAQRIEKIGQPFDCGWCAQGSVSDNLGD; this is encoded by the coding sequence ATGGAGACAGCCTTATTGGCGGCGATCAGCATGGGGCGAGACCTTTTGCAGAAGAATATAGAAAGACCAAGTTTAGCGAAGCAATCGCCCGAAAGCGAACACAACCCGGACAGACGGATTGCGGCGCAGTTCTCGACGGTCACAGGCTTTCATCAGGACGAGGACGGGCACTGGGTGGCCGAGCTTTCCTGCGGTCATACCCAGCACCTGCGCCACCAGCCGCCCTGGCAATCCCGGGCCTGGGTCCTGGACCCGGCGCAACGTATTGAAAAAATAGGCCAACCCTTTGACTGCGGTTGGTGCGCACAAGGCTCGGTTAGCGATAACCTTGGCGACTGA
- a CDS encoding FKBP-type peptidyl-prolyl cis-trans isomerase, with protein MLIAANKAVSIDYTLTNDVGEVIDSSAGGAPLVYLQGAGNIIPGLEKALEGKKVGDELTVAVEPEDAYGEYAAELVSTLSRSMFEGVDELEVGMQFHASAPDGQMQIVTIRDLDGDDVTVDGNHPLAGQRLNFQVKIIDIRDASQEEIAHGHVHGEGGHHH; from the coding sequence ATGCTGATCGCCGCCAATAAGGCTGTCTCCATCGACTATACCCTGACCAACGACGTTGGTGAGGTCATCGACAGCTCCGCCGGCGGCGCGCCGCTGGTCTACCTGCAAGGCGCAGGTAACATCATTCCGGGCCTGGAAAAGGCGCTGGAAGGCAAGAAAGTCGGTGACGAACTGACTGTCGCCGTAGAACCTGAAGATGCTTACGGCGAATACGCTGCCGAACTGGTCAGCACCCTGAGCCGCAGCATGTTCGAAGGCGTCGACGAACTGGAAGTGGGCATGCAGTTCCACGCTTCCGCGCCGGACGGCCAGATGCAAATCGTCACTATCCGTGACCTGGACGGCGACGATGTCACCGTCGACGGCAACCACCCGTTGGCCGGTCAGCGCCTGAATTTCCAGGTCAAGATCATCGACATCCGTGACGCCAGCCAGGAAGAAATCGCTCATGGTCACGTCCATGGCGAAGGTGGCCATCACCACTGA